Proteins from one Bradyrhizobium roseum genomic window:
- a CDS encoding DUF4864 domain-containing protein → MRAIVLLFVFVFGLAAPALADDVAAAQNVIREQEQALARGDAAAAYSHAAPEIKQLFPQADIFLQMVQQAYPPIHRHKSFEFGEARSAGGRIAQRVHIVDDNGEAWEAMYTLEQQSDGSLKITGCSLLKAGQAV, encoded by the coding sequence ATGCGTGCCATCGTCCTGCTTTTCGTCTTTGTCTTCGGCCTCGCCGCGCCCGCCTTGGCCGACGATGTCGCTGCCGCGCAGAACGTGATCCGCGAGCAGGAACAGGCGCTGGCTCGTGGCGATGCCGCGGCGGCCTATTCGCATGCCGCGCCCGAGATCAAGCAATTGTTTCCGCAGGCCGACATCTTCCTGCAGATGGTGCAGCAGGCCTATCCGCCGATCCACCGCCACAAGAGTTTCGAATTCGGCGAGGCACGCTCAGCCGGCGGCCGGATCGCGCAACGTGTCCATATCGTCGACGACAATGGCGAGGCCTGGGAGGCGATGTATACGCTGGAGCAGCAGAGCGACGGCAGCCTGAAGATCACGGGATGCTCGCTGCTGAAGGCGGGACAGGCGGTTTAG
- a CDS encoding cupredoxin domain-containing protein, whose translation MTTLLALAALAAWPLAASSHDQHAHHSFAAGEPGNPKKPARTIQVEMSEMAYAPSQIQVKRGEQIRFVIRNVGKEEHEFLLATTDENLKHAEEMKKNPQMEHDEPNGVRLAPAKSAEIVWKFTKAGTFEYSCLIPGHRDGGMIGQIVVK comes from the coding sequence ATGACCACCCTCCTCGCACTTGCCGCCTTGGCGGCATGGCCGCTGGCGGCGAGCAGCCACGATCAGCACGCCCACCACAGCTTTGCGGCGGGCGAGCCCGGCAATCCCAAAAAGCCTGCGCGCACGATTCAAGTTGAAATGAGCGAGATGGCCTATGCGCCTTCGCAAATCCAGGTAAAGCGCGGCGAGCAGATCCGCTTTGTGATCCGCAACGTCGGCAAGGAAGAGCACGAATTCCTGCTCGCCACCACGGACGAGAACCTGAAGCACGCCGAGGAGATGAAGAAAAATCCGCAGATGGAACACGACGAACCGAACGGCGTTAGGCTGGCGCCGGCGAAATCGGCCGAGATCGTCTGGAAATTCACCAAGGCCGGCACGTTCGAATATTCGTGTCTGATCCCCGGACATCGCGACGGCGGCATGATCGGCCAGATCGTGGTAAAGTGA
- a CDS encoding SDR family NAD(P)-dependent oxidoreductase: MDLGLKGKNILVTGGSKGIGLAVASLFAQEGANVAICARNADEVAAVVASLAEKGVKAWGSAVDVADPAALKAWVDDAAGQLGGIDALVCNVSALAVGDSAETWEKSFRVDMMHTVNSVAAALPYIERSKSGSVVIISSVSGFEIDFAAGSYGAFKAALIHYSKGLSHQLIGKGIRVNTVSPGNTYFDGGIWQNIERNMPELFKTAMSLNPTARMGTAEEVAAGVVFLTSPVASRISGTNLIIDGALTKAV, from the coding sequence ATGGATCTCGGGCTGAAGGGAAAGAACATTCTTGTCACCGGCGGAAGCAAGGGGATCGGACTGGCGGTTGCTTCCCTGTTTGCGCAGGAAGGCGCCAACGTCGCCATCTGTGCGCGGAATGCCGATGAGGTCGCCGCGGTCGTGGCGTCGCTGGCGGAAAAGGGCGTCAAGGCCTGGGGAAGTGCGGTCGATGTCGCGGATCCGGCAGCGCTGAAAGCGTGGGTTGACGACGCTGCCGGGCAACTCGGCGGGATCGACGCGCTGGTCTGCAATGTCAGCGCATTGGCGGTCGGCGACAGTGCGGAGACCTGGGAAAAGTCATTTCGCGTCGACATGATGCACACGGTCAACTCGGTTGCCGCAGCGCTTCCGTACATCGAGCGCTCGAAGTCCGGTTCGGTCGTCATCATTTCCAGTGTTTCGGGCTTTGAAATCGACTTTGCAGCGGGGTCGTACGGCGCCTTCAAGGCGGCGTTGATTCACTACAGCAAGGGATTGAGCCATCAGCTCATCGGCAAGGGCATTCGCGTCAACACGGTGTCTCCCGGAAATACCTATTTCGACGGTGGCATCTGGCAGAATATCGAGCGCAACATGCCCGAGCTGTTCAAGACGGCGATGTCGCTGAACCCGACGGCGCGAATGGGAACGGCGGAAGAGGTTGCTGCGGGCGTGGTTTTCCTGACCAGTCCAGTGGCCAGCCGTATCTCGGGAACCAATCTGATTATCGACGGTGCGCTGACGAAAGCTGTCTAG
- a CDS encoding AI-2E family transporter codes for MQVIEHRGFLLLLMVVTVAFAWVLYPFYGAVLWAVVVAVLFAPVHRRLLQSMPDRPSLASAVTVLIIIAIVILPLAIVATSLAQEASGLFAKMQSGEYNPGSYLQRILDALPAWATGLIARFNLTDLSALREKLASGLMTGGQILAPQALSIGMNTFEFVIRLGIMLYLLFFLLRDGKTLAGAIREAIPLRGEQKAALFTRFADVVRATVKGGILVAMAQGMLGGIAFWFLGIHAALLWAVLMAFLSLIPAIGATLVWLPVAIYFLATGAIWQGIGLIVYGVLVIGLVDNLLRPFLVGKGSRLPDYVVLISTLGGIEVFGLNGFVIGPVIAAMFMVSWQIFVTSRQEPDVTGP; via the coding sequence GTGCAAGTGATCGAACATCGGGGTTTTCTGCTGCTGCTCATGGTCGTCACCGTGGCGTTCGCGTGGGTGCTGTACCCGTTCTACGGCGCCGTTTTGTGGGCGGTCGTCGTGGCGGTGCTGTTCGCGCCGGTGCATCGCAGGCTGCTGCAATCGATGCCGGACAGACCGAGCCTCGCGTCCGCGGTCACCGTCCTGATCATTATCGCCATCGTCATCCTGCCGCTCGCCATCGTCGCGACCTCGCTGGCGCAGGAAGCGTCAGGCCTGTTCGCGAAGATGCAGTCGGGCGAATACAATCCCGGCAGCTACCTGCAGCGGATCCTCGACGCGTTGCCGGCCTGGGCCACCGGATTGATCGCGCGGTTCAATCTGACCGACCTGTCGGCGCTGCGCGAAAAGCTCGCCTCGGGCCTGATGACGGGCGGGCAGATTCTCGCGCCGCAGGCGCTGAGCATCGGGATGAACACGTTCGAGTTCGTGATCCGCCTCGGCATCATGCTGTACTTGCTGTTCTTCCTGTTGCGTGACGGCAAGACGCTGGCGGGAGCGATCAGGGAAGCCATTCCGCTGCGCGGCGAGCAGAAGGCCGCGCTGTTCACCCGGTTCGCCGACGTGGTTCGCGCGACGGTAAAAGGCGGCATCCTCGTCGCGATGGCGCAAGGCATGCTCGGCGGCATCGCGTTCTGGTTCCTCGGCATCCATGCCGCGTTGCTATGGGCGGTGCTGATGGCGTTCCTGTCGCTGATCCCCGCGATCGGCGCCACGCTGGTCTGGCTTCCGGTCGCGATCTACTTCTTGGCCACCGGCGCGATCTGGCAGGGCATCGGCTTGATCGTCTATGGCGTGCTCGTTATCGGGCTGGTGGACAATCTGCTGCGGCCCTTCCTGGTCGGCAAGGGCTCGCGACTGCCGGACTACGTGGTGCTGATCTCCACGCTCGGCGGCATCGAAGTATTCGGCCTCAACGGCTTTGTCATCGGTCCGGTCATCGCCGCGATGTTCATGGTGAGCTGGCAAATTTTCGTAACGTCGCGGCAGGAGCCGGACGTCACCGGCCCGTAG
- a CDS encoding BKACE family enzyme, with translation MRKVWIEAALNGAWSRRFQFGIPDTVETIVAEGVACARAGATIVHVHAYDGGGPQTHDWQVYARIIEGIRNQVDVPVYPSYPAFMTDGDAGLADIRARYAHIEALAERGLLEFALVDPGSVNFTLTSTTSAAKPAGTYMNPENHIRYVLDFAVRHRLHPDFAIYEPGFLRAGAALARAAGTRIPIYRLMFCNQIAVGFPPKPYALSAYLALLEEEAPGAPWMIAGVSADIRPLIAETVARGGHIRVGLEDAPLGARTSNLEMVEEAVRMVREHGAEPASPAEMRQTLADDSS, from the coding sequence GCAGGTTTCAATTCGGCATTCCCGATACGGTCGAGACGATCGTGGCCGAGGGCGTCGCCTGCGCGCGCGCCGGCGCCACCATCGTTCACGTCCACGCTTATGACGGCGGCGGCCCGCAGACCCACGATTGGCAGGTGTATGCGCGCATCATCGAAGGCATTCGCAACCAGGTCGATGTCCCCGTCTATCCCTCCTACCCGGCATTCATGACGGACGGCGACGCAGGCCTTGCCGACATACGCGCGCGCTACGCCCATATCGAAGCGCTGGCCGAGCGCGGCCTGCTCGAATTCGCGCTGGTGGATCCCGGCAGCGTCAACTTCACGCTGACATCCACCACATCAGCGGCGAAGCCGGCCGGCACCTACATGAACCCCGAGAATCATATCCGCTATGTGCTCGACTTTGCCGTGCGGCACAGGCTCCACCCGGATTTCGCGATCTACGAACCCGGCTTCCTGCGCGCCGGCGCAGCGCTGGCCCGCGCGGCCGGTACACGGATTCCGATCTATCGCCTCATGTTCTGCAACCAGATCGCGGTCGGCTTTCCGCCCAAACCGTATGCGCTCTCGGCCTATCTGGCGCTTCTGGAGGAAGAAGCGCCCGGCGCGCCCTGGATGATCGCGGGCGTCAGCGCCGATATTCGGCCCCTGATCGCCGAAACGGTTGCACGTGGCGGCCATATTCGCGTCGGCCTGGAGGATGCGCCACTCGGTGCAAGGACGAGCAACCTCGAAATGGTCGAAGAGGCGGTGCGGATGGTGCGCGAGCACGGCGCCGAGCCGGCCTCGCCTGCTGAAATGCGACAGACGCTGGCAGACGACAGTTCATAA
- a CDS encoding MFS transporter, producing the protein MAISSELTRDSDLFIPDSRRAWLRLAVAVLIGSLGSVGMWSVVVALPAVQTEFAASRGTASLAFTMVMLGFGSGGVLTGKITDRYGIVTAIGLGIGILGLGYVVAGMSSSIWQFILVHFAIGLSSSATFGPLMAEASHWFDRYRGLAVAIAASGNYIGGTIWPPLVNFGMERMGWRTSHIVVGIFTAVAMTLALIGLRMLMGAGARRDHVNAPPPRVDLRLSTNALTAILGLASIACCVAMAMPQVHIVAYCGDLGYGVARGAEMLSLMLGFGIISRIGSGFLADKIGGIRTLLIGSVAQGTALLFYLFFDGLTSLYIISAMFGLFQGGIVPSYAIIVREAMPASEAATRVGIVIFASVFGMSFGGWISGFIFDATGSYAAAFANGMAWNALNVAIMLLLLMRARQRLAMA; encoded by the coding sequence GTGGCAATTTCCTCTGAACTCACCCGAGATTCCGACCTGTTTATTCCCGACTCGCGCCGGGCGTGGCTGCGGCTTGCCGTCGCGGTGCTGATCGGTTCGCTCGGCAGCGTTGGCATGTGGTCGGTGGTGGTGGCGCTTCCCGCGGTGCAGACCGAGTTCGCCGCCAGCCGCGGCACCGCTTCGCTGGCCTTCACCATGGTGATGCTGGGATTCGGCTCCGGCGGCGTGCTGACCGGCAAGATCACCGACCGCTACGGCATCGTCACCGCGATCGGACTCGGCATCGGCATTTTGGGGCTCGGCTATGTCGTCGCCGGCATGTCATCCTCGATCTGGCAGTTCATCCTGGTGCACTTCGCGATCGGGCTGTCCTCGTCGGCCACCTTTGGGCCGTTGATGGCGGAGGCTTCGCACTGGTTCGACCGCTACCGGGGACTGGCGGTCGCCATCGCCGCCAGCGGCAACTACATCGGCGGCACGATCTGGCCGCCCCTGGTGAATTTCGGCATGGAGCGGATGGGCTGGCGTACCAGCCATATCGTGGTCGGCATTTTCACCGCGGTGGCGATGACGCTGGCGCTGATCGGCTTGCGCATGCTGATGGGGGCGGGCGCGCGGCGCGATCACGTCAACGCGCCGCCGCCGCGCGTCGATCTGCGGCTTTCCACCAATGCGCTGACCGCGATCCTCGGGCTCGCCAGCATCGCCTGCTGCGTGGCGATGGCGATGCCGCAGGTTCACATCGTCGCCTATTGCGGCGATCTCGGCTATGGCGTGGCGCGCGGCGCGGAGATGTTGTCGCTGATGCTGGGCTTCGGCATCATCAGCCGCATCGGAAGCGGTTTTCTCGCCGACAAGATCGGCGGCATTCGCACGCTGCTGATCGGCTCGGTGGCACAAGGCACTGCGCTGCTGTTCTACCTGTTCTTCGACGGCCTGACCTCGCTCTACATCATCTCGGCGATGTTCGGCCTGTTCCAGGGCGGCATCGTGCCGAGCTACGCGATCATCGTGCGCGAGGCGATGCCGGCCTCGGAGGCCGCGACCCGCGTCGGCATCGTGATCTTCGCTTCGGTGTTCGGCATGTCGTTCGGCGGCTGGATCTCGGGCTTTATCTTCGACGCCACCGGCTCCTATGCCGCCGCCTTCGCCAACGGGATGGCGTGGAACGCGCTCAACGTCGCGATCATGCTGCTGCTGTTGATGCGCGCGCGGCAGCGGCTGGCGATGGCGTAA
- the flhA gene encoding flagellar biosynthesis protein FlhA, with protein MDASAVPHFRTGGPSAAAQTFGARGRRSRGEAATMVDVTAGQGGAGAGNKFPSLSEIGDILKRGDLFLAFGVLTILVVLILPLPAIVLDLFLAISITVSILILMTSLFIQAPLEFSAFPTVLLISTMLRLSLNMASTRLILSHGHEGTAAAGHVIEAFGNFVMSGNFVIGIIVFAILVIVNFVVITKGSGRIAEVAARFQLDSMPGKQMAIDADLSAGLIDEKTAKARRKELEDESGFFGAMDGASKFVRGDAIAGLLIVFINVIGGIIIGVAQQGMSFADAARSYTILTVGDGLVTQVPALIVSTAAGLLVSKAGITGSADKAMMKQLSGYPQALGMSAGVMLVLALLPGIPMLPFLALGGGAAALAFKARNHNRVTKAAEAAEAAAPDVAAAAAAAAAEEPIAAALKIDDLKIELGYALLPLVNGPDGTDRLTEQIKALRRSLAIEMGFVMPAVRILDNVQLEANTYVIKIKEVDAGSGKIWPNQFMVMDPAGNQVGVPGIHTIEPTFGLPATWVDAALKEEASLKGYTVVDAATVLSTHLTELLKNNMSDLLSYGEVQKLLKDLPKEQGELVKDIVPSSVTVSGIQRVLQLLLAERISIRDLSTILEGIADALAFSRHPATMVEHVRARLARQICAQNTTYNGYLPLIALSARWEQAFAESIIGTGEDRSLAMQPSKLSEFMTSVRNAFEQAAREGEAPVLVTSAAIRPFVRSLVERFRSQTTVLSQAEIHPRARLKTVGSV; from the coding sequence GTGGACGCAAGTGCGGTGCCTCACTTTCGGACCGGTGGCCCTTCGGCCGCCGCGCAGACGTTTGGCGCCCGCGGGCGTCGATCGCGGGGGGAAGCGGCTACCATGGTCGATGTCACGGCGGGTCAAGGCGGCGCAGGCGCCGGCAACAAGTTTCCGAGCCTCAGCGAAATCGGCGATATCTTAAAGCGCGGCGATCTGTTCCTCGCCTTCGGCGTCCTCACCATCCTGGTGGTGCTGATCCTGCCGCTGCCCGCAATCGTGCTCGACCTGTTTCTGGCGATCTCGATCACGGTCTCGATCCTGATCCTGATGACGTCACTGTTCATCCAGGCGCCGCTCGAATTCTCGGCGTTTCCGACCGTGCTGCTGATCTCGACCATGCTGCGGCTGTCGCTGAACATGGCCTCGACCCGGCTGATCCTGTCGCACGGCCATGAGGGCACGGCCGCCGCCGGCCACGTCATCGAGGCTTTCGGCAACTTCGTGATGTCCGGCAATTTTGTCATCGGCATCATCGTTTTCGCGATCCTGGTGATCGTGAACTTCGTCGTCATCACCAAGGGTTCGGGCCGCATCGCCGAAGTCGCCGCCCGCTTCCAGCTGGACTCGATGCCCGGCAAGCAGATGGCGATCGACGCCGATCTCTCCGCCGGCCTGATCGACGAAAAGACCGCAAAGGCGCGCCGCAAGGAACTGGAAGACGAAAGCGGCTTCTTCGGCGCCATGGACGGCGCCTCGAAATTCGTCCGCGGCGACGCCATCGCGGGCCTTTTGATCGTTTTCATCAACGTCATCGGCGGCATCATCATCGGCGTTGCCCAGCAAGGCATGAGCTTTGCCGACGCCGCCCGCAGCTACACCATCCTGACGGTCGGCGACGGCCTGGTCACCCAGGTGCCGGCGCTGATCGTCTCCACCGCGGCGGGCCTGCTGGTGTCGAAGGCCGGCATTACCGGTTCGGCCGACAAGGCGATGATGAAGCAGTTGTCGGGTTATCCGCAGGCGCTCGGCATGTCGGCCGGCGTCATGCTGGTGCTGGCGCTGCTGCCGGGTATTCCGATGCTTCCCTTCCTGGCGCTAGGCGGCGGCGCCGCTGCGCTGGCCTTCAAGGCGCGCAACCACAACCGCGTCACCAAGGCGGCGGAAGCTGCCGAAGCCGCCGCGCCGGACGTTGCCGCGGCCGCCGCCGCCGCAGCGGCCGAAGAGCCGATCGCCGCCGCGCTGAAAATCGACGACCTCAAGATCGAACTTGGCTATGCGCTGCTGCCGCTGGTCAACGGCCCGGACGGCACCGACCGCCTGACCGAGCAGATCAAGGCGCTGCGCCGCTCGCTCGCGATCGAAATGGGCTTTGTGATGCCGGCCGTGCGTATCCTCGACAACGTCCAGCTCGAGGCCAACACTTACGTCATCAAGATCAAGGAAGTGGACGCCGGCTCGGGCAAGATCTGGCCGAACCAGTTCATGGTCATGGACCCCGCCGGCAACCAGGTCGGCGTGCCCGGCATCCATACCATCGAGCCGACGTTCGGCCTCCCTGCGACCTGGGTCGACGCCGCGCTGAAGGAAGAGGCGTCGCTGAAGGGCTACACGGTGGTGGATGCCGCGACCGTGCTGTCGACGCATCTGACCGAGTTGCTCAAGAACAACATGAGCGACCTGCTGTCCTATGGCGAGGTACAGAAGCTCCTGAAGGACCTGCCGAAGGAACAGGGCGAACTGGTCAAGGACATCGTGCCGAGTTCGGTTACGGTCTCCGGCATCCAGCGCGTGCTGCAGTTGCTGCTGGCCGAGCGGATCTCGATCCGGGATCTCTCCACCATTCTCGAAGGCATCGCCGACGCGCTCGCCTTCTCACGCCACCCTGCCACCATGGTCGAGCACGTCCGCGCCCGGCTGGCGCGGCAGATCTGCGCGCAGAACACCACCTACAACGGCTATCTGCCGCTGATCGCGTTGTCGGCGCGCTGGGAGCAGGCGTTTGCCGAATCGATCATCGGTACCGGCGAGGACCGCAGCCTCGCCATGCAGCCTTCAAAGCTTTCGGAGTTCATGACCTCGGTGCGCAATGCCTTCGAACAGGCCGCCCGCGAGGGCGAAGCGCCGGTGCTGGTCACCTCTGCCGCGATCCGCCCGTTCGTCCGCTCGCTCGTCGAACGATTCCGTTCCCAGACCACCGTTCTGTCGCAGGCCGAAATCCATCCCCGCGCGCGGCTGAAGACGGTCGGCAGCGTCTAG
- a CDS encoding patatin-like phospholipase domain-containing protein: MADQASRYGKPEKTCDIVMKGGITSGVVYPLALATLAEKYRFSNIGGTSAGAIAAAAAAAAEYGRHTPGAGFDRLAKIPNEVGPGLLSMFQPVPSLRPLFNVFIAALKSGWRRRVAVIWSAIRGYWSSALFGLAPGVAVAWWYGGDVGFMAFGALLALTGLVVAIVRRLLKAAQVELPASDFGLCPGISQPYSSREGFTDWLARLINEAAGRKTTDDPLTFGDLSAEHDGRPVIRLAMMTTSLMEQRPYTLPFPESEHRFVFAKSEWARIFPRWIMEFLTRKCTPLEGHPDGSVEYYYFPDPARLPLVVGARMSLSFPFLISAVPLWRKDFTLVDVTEQQKLRRCLFSDGGLSSNFPIHFFDRLLPNNPTFAISLDDYYEKRSQGRDRVWLPKDARGGILLPVQPIDGLSGFAMRLVMSAKDWQDNLQSTLPGYRERIAHVVLKPEEGGLNLTMDEATIRQLVKFGERAGEKLKDEFDLDAHRWRRFLVAMARMEETLDDVARAHQDLPDGSEGFARFLARYAGVATSYQQKPPMLAEIVKRATELAALGMSWQAKPNIRDGDLPRPGTNLRITPKY, translated from the coding sequence ATGGCAGACCAGGCATCGCGATACGGGAAGCCCGAGAAAACCTGCGACATCGTGATGAAAGGCGGGATCACGAGCGGGGTGGTCTATCCGCTTGCACTGGCAACCCTGGCCGAGAAGTATCGATTTTCAAACATCGGGGGTACGTCGGCCGGAGCCATTGCTGCTGCGGCGGCGGCCGCGGCGGAGTATGGGCGTCATACTCCGGGTGCCGGGTTTGACCGGCTGGCCAAGATCCCAAACGAGGTGGGGCCGGGCTTGCTCTCTATGTTTCAACCGGTGCCGTCGCTAAGGCCGCTGTTCAATGTATTCATCGCCGCTCTCAAATCGGGGTGGAGACGGCGCGTCGCGGTAATCTGGTCCGCGATTCGCGGATATTGGTCGAGCGCCTTGTTTGGTCTCGCACCGGGCGTCGCCGTCGCTTGGTGGTATGGCGGCGATGTCGGTTTCATGGCGTTCGGCGCGTTGCTTGCGCTAACCGGCCTGGTCGTCGCGATCGTCCGGCGGCTGCTGAAAGCCGCCCAGGTCGAACTCCCCGCCAGCGACTTTGGCCTTTGTCCCGGAATCAGCCAGCCCTATTCGTCGCGCGAAGGGTTCACCGACTGGCTCGCACGGCTCATCAATGAGGCCGCAGGACGGAAGACGACGGACGACCCGCTGACCTTCGGCGATTTGTCTGCCGAGCATGACGGCCGGCCGGTCATTCGGCTGGCGATGATGACGACCAGCCTGATGGAGCAACGCCCTTACACGTTGCCCTTCCCGGAGAGCGAGCACCGCTTCGTGTTTGCAAAGAGCGAGTGGGCGCGAATTTTTCCGCGCTGGATCATGGAATTTCTCACCCGCAAATGCACCCCTCTCGAAGGGCACCCCGATGGTTCCGTCGAGTACTACTACTTTCCCGATCCGGCACGACTTCCCCTCGTTGTCGGCGCCCGGATGAGCCTGAGCTTTCCGTTCCTGATATCCGCGGTGCCATTGTGGCGCAAAGACTTCACGCTGGTCGACGTGACCGAACAACAAAAGCTGCGACGATGCCTGTTCAGCGACGGCGGACTGTCAAGCAATTTTCCGATTCATTTCTTTGATCGCCTCCTGCCGAACAATCCGACATTCGCCATCTCCCTAGATGACTACTACGAGAAGCGAAGCCAGGGCCGCGACCGCGTCTGGCTGCCGAAAGACGCCCGCGGTGGAATCCTGTTGCCGGTTCAACCGATCGACGGCCTGAGCGGATTTGCGATGCGGCTGGTGATGTCGGCCAAGGACTGGCAGGACAATCTGCAGAGCACGCTTCCTGGATACCGTGAGCGCATCGCGCATGTCGTCCTCAAGCCGGAGGAGGGCGGACTTAATCTGACCATGGACGAAGCAACCATACGGCAACTCGTGAAATTCGGCGAACGGGCAGGTGAGAAACTCAAGGACGAATTCGACCTCGATGCCCATCGCTGGCGGCGCTTCCTGGTTGCCATGGCGCGGATGGAGGAAACCCTCGACGACGTCGCGCGGGCCCATCAGGACTTGCCGGATGGTTCTGAAGGATTTGCGCGCTTCCTCGCCCGATACGCCGGGGTTGCAACCTCCTACCAGCAGAAACCACCGATGCTCGCCGAGATAGTGAAGCGGGCGACCGAACTGGCTGCCTTAGGAATGAGCTGGCAAGCAAAGCCCAATATTCGCGATGGCGATTTGCCAAGGCCCGGTACCAATCTCCGGATCACGCCGAAATACTGA